A genomic segment from Spinacia oleracea cultivar Varoflay chromosome 3, BTI_SOV_V1, whole genome shotgun sequence encodes:
- the LOC130469765 gene encoding uncharacterized protein — MLLRTQSMSLGIVNKLKKFAVDRDAGIAGIVRDHMGNWVLGFQQKCYIHSVLMGELQDICTALQIIEERRWSRVIINSDSQQAINRILQVDEIKDANFWIVKKCRDLCTRMTDIRLEFEARKTNRVADRLAKLCRTDVMSDYNLCIIEQAPKSVSEVLMEDRPP, encoded by the exons ATGCTCCTGAGGACTCAATCCATGTCCTTAGGGATTGTAAACAAGCTAAAGAAGTTTG CTGTGGATAGAGATGCGGGTATTGCAGGTATTGTCAGGGACCACATGGGAAACTGGGTTTTGGGCTTCCAACAAAAATGCTACATCCATTCGGTCCTTATGGGAGAGCTTCAAGATATATGTACAGCCTTACAGATCATAGAGGAAAGGAGATGGAGTAGAGTCATTATCAATTCAGACTCTCAGCAAGCTATAAATAGAATCCTACAGGTGGACGAGATCAAGGATGCTAATTTTTGGATTGTTAAAAAATGCAGGGATCTTTGTACGAGGATGACTGATATCAGGCTGGAATTCGAGGCGAGGAAAACTAATAGAGTTGCTGATAGATTAGCAAAGTTGTGTAGAACCGACGTTATGTCGGACTATAATCTATGTATTATTGAGCAGGCTCCGAAATCTGTTTCGGAGGTTTTGATGGAGGATAGACCTCCATGA
- the LOC110802650 gene encoding pentatricopeptide repeat-containing protein At3g26630, chloroplastic, whose translation MAICFSSPPDFISPSNIQPLLQHCSNPHHLTQIHAKIIRSNLSSNPLIATQLLRLYSSYGNLNYATSIFQQIQSPSTFPWNLIIRAHTINGSPSLSLTLYNLMICAGVTPDKFTFPFVIKACSASLNVDKGKEVHAFAVKTGFYGKDMFVKNTLLDMYVKCGVLEYARKVFDEIPVRNVVSWTTMVSGLIGFGELDHARRLFDQMPVRNVVSWTAMINGYVANGRPQEAFDLFSEMQPEGVRPNEFTLVSLLRACTEMGSLNLGAWVHDYALNNGFQLGVYLGTALIDMYSKCGSLEEARKVFDLMEIRSLATWNSMISSFGVHGCGEEALAVFEEMMEEKIMPDAITFVGVLSACVQTDRVDEGLNYFKFMTQVCGIMPVLEHYVCMFELWGRAKVNAETRSYNGQRFLLRTGTLMF comes from the coding sequence ATGGCCATATGCTTCTCCTCACCTCCGGATTTTATCTCTCCTTCAAACATCCAACCTCTCCTGCAACACTGCTCAAATCCACACCACCTCACCCAAATCCATGCCAAAATTATCCGCTCAAATCTCTCTTCCAACCCCCTTATCGCCACGCAATTACTACGCCTTTATTCTTCATATGGAAATCTCAACTACGCCACTTCAATTTTCCAACAAATTCAGTCTCCTTCAACCTTCCCCTGGAATCTCATAATCAGAGCTCACACTATCAACGGTTCTCCTTCTCTGTCTCTCACCCTGTACAATCTTATGATCTGCGCCGGCGTTACACCTGATAAATTCACCTTTCCATTCGTGATCAAAGCTTGTTCCGCTTCTTTGAATGTCGACAAGGGGAAGGAGGTTCATGCTTTCGCTGTTAAAACTGGGTTTTATGGTAAAGATATGTTTGTTAAGAATACACTTTTGGATATGTATGTAAAATGTGGGGTTTTGGAGTATGCACGCAAGGTGTTTGATGAAATTCCTGTAAGAAATGTTGTGTCTTGGACTACTATGGTTTCGGGTTTGATTGGGTTTGGGGAGTTGGATCATGCTAGGAGACTGTTTGATCAAATGCCGGTTAGAAATGTGGTTTCTTGGACTGCTATGATTAATGGGTATGTGGCGAATGGGAGGCCTCAAGAGGCGTTCGATTTGTTCTCCGAGATGCAGCCGGAAGGAGTGAGGCCTAATGAGTTCACTCTTGTTAGCTTGCTGAGAGCGTGTACAGAAATGGGGAGTCTTAACTTAGGGGCTTGGGTACATGATTATGCTTTGAATAATGGGTTTCAATTGGGTGTCTACCTTGGGACTGCCCTCATTGATATGTATAGTAAGTGTGGTAGTTTAGAAGAGGCGAGGAAAGTGTTTGATTTGATGGAAATAAGGAGCTTAGCTACTTGGAACTCCATGATTTCTAGCTTCGGTGTGCACGGGTGTGGGGAGGAGGCATTGGCAGTTTTTGAGGAAATGATGGAGGAAAAGATAATGCCTGATGCAATCACATTTGTTGGGGTACTGAGTGCTTGTGTTCAAACAGATAGAGTGGATGAAGGTTTAAATTACTTTAAATTCATGACTCAAGTGTGTGGTATTATGCCTGTTTTAGAGCATTATGTTTGTATGTTTGAGCTGTGGGGTCGGGCCAAGGTTAATGCCGAGACCAGATCATACAATGGTCAAAGATTTTTACTGAGGACTGGAACTTTGATGTTCTAG